In the genome of Massilia sp. W12, the window GCGCCCGCCTGTGATTGAGCGGCGCGCCAAACTCAGCCGGGAAGCGTTTTTGCATGACTACTACGCGCAAAACCGCCCGGTGATTATCACCGGCATGATGGAAGATTGGCCGGCGCTGCAAAAATGGAATCTGGATTGGCTCGCCGCCCAGTTTGGCGCGCGCGAAGTGGAAGTGCAATTTGGCCGCAATGCTGACGCCAATTACGAACTCAACAGCATTGCGCATAAAAAGAAAATGCGCTTTGGCGAGTATTGCAATTTGGTGCGCACGGCGGGCGCGACCAATGATTTTTACATGACCGCCAATAATGACAGCGCGAACCGGCAAGCCTTGATTGAGCTGTGGCAGGACATTGTGCAGCTGCCGGAATATTTACGCGCAGACGACGCGCAGCGCGGCTTTTTCTGGTTTGGCCCGGCTGGCACCATCACTCCGTTCCACCATGACTTGACGAATAATTTCATGGCCCAGGTGATGGGCAGAAAGCGCGTCAAAATCATGGCCGCCTGCGACACCCCGCTGTTGCGCAACTTCCGTCACTGTTTTACCGAAATTGACGGGCGCAATCCGGACCCGGCGCGCTGGACTGAGCTGCGCGATGTGCAAATCCATGAATGTGTGCTGGAACCCGGTGAAATTCTGTTTTTGCCGGTCGGCTGCTGGCACTTTGTCGAGGGGCTGGATATTTCCATCACCATCGCTTTCACCAATTTCCTGTGGGATAACGATTTTTTCAGCAATTACCCGCAAGACCACGACTTTTAAGCCGCGCCAGACGGTTTTTTCAAACAAGGGGAGACTATGAAACAGCAGATTTCACTGATCACGCTGGCCGTTTTGGCGCTGGCGGGTTGCGGCGGTGAAGCGCCGCAAAGCGCGCCGCAGTTATTGGCCGCGCGCGCAGCGCTGGCCTGCGAGGCCTGGAACGCCAGCGCAATCTACACCGCCGGCATGTGCGCCACCTATGGCGGCAAGACCTGGAAGGCGAAATGGTGGACGCAAAACAATGTGCCGGGGGCGGATCAATGGGGGCCATGGGAATTGCAGAGCGCCACGCCGACGCCCACACCCACGCCGACGCCTACGCCCACACCTACGCCCACACCGACACCGACGCCAACGCCAACGCCTGGGACATGTCAGCCATATCGAGCCGGCGCGGCCTATCAAACCGGGGCCATCGTCAGCAATGCCGGCGGGGTGTATCAATGCACGGTCGCCGGCTGGTGTTCAAGCGGCGCAGCGGCTTATGAGCCGGGGGTAGGCTGGGCCTGGCAACACGCCTGGAGCGCGGCGCCGGCCAACAGCTGCACCACGCCGACACCGACGCCCACACCCACACCCACGCCGACGCCGACGCCGACGCCCACACCAACGCCGGGCTTGAAAAAGCATATGCTGGTCGGCTATTGGCATAACTTCAGCAATCCCAGCGGGCCGACTTATCCGATCAAGCAAGTGGCGGACGAATGGGATGTGATTGTGGTTTCGTTTGGCGACAATGCCGGCAATGGCAATGTGGCTTTCAAACTCGATCCGGCCGCCGGCAGCGAAGCGCAGTTCATCCAAGACATCAAAGATAAAAAAGCGCTTGGCAAGAAAGTGATTCTGTCCCTTGGCGGGCAGGATGGTTCGATCACGCTGAACACTGACAGCGATGTGGCGAATTTCGTCAACAGCCTGCATGGCTTGATGGTGAAGTATGGCTTTGACGGGATTGATATCGATCTGGAAAGCGGTTCCGGCGTGACGCATGGCGCACCGATTATCAATAATCTGATCAAGGCGGTAAAACAGCTCAAAGCCAAGGTCGGGCCGTCGTTCTATCTCTCGATGGCGCCGGAACATCCTTATGTGCAGGGCGGCTATACCTCGTATGGCAGTATCTGGGGCGCATATCTGCCCATCATCGACGGCTTGCGCGATGATCTTTCGGTAATCCATGTGCAGTACTACAACAATGGCGGCTTTGATACACCGTATGCCGCCGGAACTGTGCAGGAAGGGACAGTCGATGGGCTGGTGGCCGGCAGCAAGATGTTAATCGAAGGCTTCCCGCTGGCGCGCGGCAGCGCTGGCCAATTCAAGGGTTTGCGTGCGGATCAGGTGGCGTTTGGCGTGCCCTCCGGGCGGCAATCTGCGAATCGCGGCTTTGTCACGCCGCAAGTGGTGGCGGATGCGCTCAATTGTATGAGCCGTTTGCAACATTGCGGCAGCGTTAAACCGAACCAGGCCTATCCGGATTTCCGTGGCGTCATGACCTGGTCTATCAACTGGGACAGATACGACGGCTTTAATTTCTCCAAGCCGGCCGCCGCCGCTTTGAAGACGATGCCTTAAACCGGCCCCGCCCGCAGTACGCACCCGGCGCCAAGGCCGGGTGCGGCAAGACCCTGCGCTGGACACAGATCCGGCCTGAATCAACAGGAGACCAAATGAAATCTATCCAATATCCCGCCCGTTTGGGCGTGAGCATGCTCTTGCTCGGCCTGTTAGCCGCATGCGGCGGACAACAGGAAAGCAGCACCAATACGCCGCGCTTATTGGCCAGTCGCGCCGCTTGCGCAGACTGGAGCGCCGCCAGCGTGTACACCGCCGGCCAATGCGTGACATACAACGGTAAAACCTGGAAGGCCAAATGGTGGACGCAAAACAATGCGCCCGGCGCTGACCAGTGGGGGCCGTGGGAATTGCAAAGCGCTACGCCGACGCCAACCCCGACGCCGACACCGACGCCGACGCCAACGCCCACACCCACGCCTACGCCAACGCCGACGCCAACACCGACGCCAACACCGACGCCAACACCCACGCCGACGCCAAGCTGTCAGGCGTATAAAGCCGGCAACGCCTATACCCAAGGCCAGGTGATCAGCCACGCCGGCGGCTATTACGCCTGTCTGGTGGCGGGCTGGTGCTCGTCCGGCAACAGCGCTTACGAACCGGGGCGCGGCTGGGCTTGGAGCCAAGCCTGGAAGCAGGTGAATTCCTGCAACGGCGGCGATACGCCGACGCCAACGCCGACGCCGACGCCAACGCCTACCCCCACCCCGACGCCGACGCCGACGCCGACACCCACCCCAGGCGTGCCGAGCAAGGCGCAGGCAGAGGCGAAAGAAGTGCAGCTCACCGATACGCCATTTTTCAAAACCGTGAAAGCTTCCGTGCGCACGCTGGCTTCGGCGGAAGTGGAGAAAGTCACGCCGGGGAATGCGGCCAACCCGCTCAATGTGAAACGGGTTGAGCGTCTCTTGCCGGCAGCCAAATGGGATTACTACTTTGCGGTGCGCGACGCCAGTTACAGCTATACCCGTTTCCTGCAGGCCGTGGCCAAATTCCCGGCGCTGTGCGACGACTACAGCGATGGCCGCAACGCGGATGCGATTTGCCGCCATTCCCTGGCGACGATGTTCGCCCACTTCGCCCAGGAAACCGGCGAACACAACGCTAACAGCAGCATCCCGCAATGGCGCCAGGGTTTGTACTATTTGCGCGAAATGGGTTGCAGCGAGACTGGCGGCACATGCGGCTACAACACGGAATGCAATGATCCGGTGTTTAACAAGGTCTGGACTTGCGGCAAAAATGCCGACGGCACGTTCAAGAAATATTTTGGACGCGGGGCCAAGCAGCTGAGCTACAACTACAACTACGGCCCGTTTTCGCAGGCGATGAATCAAGGCGATCAATTCGCGCTCTTGAATAACCCGGATCTGGTTGCCTCCACCTGGCTTAATCTGGCTTCGGCCACCTTCTTCTTTGTTTATCCGCAACCGCCCAAGCCCTCGATGCTGCATGTGGTCGATGGCACATGGGTTCCGAATGCGGCGGACAAGGCCGCCGGGGCCGGCAATAACTTCGCCACCACCATCATGATTATCAATGCGGAATGCGGCACGGGGACAGAAAAGCCGGCGGCGCAAAACCGCATTGATTATTACAAGCAATTCTCAGCCGACCTGGGCTGGGATTACAGCAAGGAACAATTATCTTGCGCCAGCATGCAGCGCTTTGGCCCCAACAGCTCAGCCGCATACAACATCTATTGGGAGAAAAACTGGAATGCCGGCGGCGAATACCAATGCCAGCTGGTCAGCTACCAGACGCCGTACAGCGCCTTGATTCCGGGCAATTACGTCAAGTGCGTGCAAGACAATTGGAATGTCGTATTGAAATAAGCAGCGTCCCCCCTGCCGCAGCAGGGGGAAATATAACGATAGAGGAGATGATCCGTGAAATTCACACACAGCATCAGTTTGAGCATTCTGGCCGCCGCCGCCTTGGCGGCTTGCGGCGGCGGTGCGGAAGCCCCGGCCCCGGCCACCAAATTGCTGGCCAGCAAAGGCGTTGCGGCTTCTTGCGAAGCCTGGAGCGCAAGCGCGGTGTACACCGCCGGCCAATGCGTGACATACAACGGCAAGACCTGGAAGGCGAAATGGTGGACGCAAAACAATGTGCCCGGCGCTGACCAGTGGGGGCCATGGGAGTTGGTGACGGCTACGCCGACCCCGACGCCAACGCCGACGCCGACCCCGACGCCGACCCCGACGCCGACCCCGACGCCGACCCCGACGCCGACGCCGACGCCAACGCCGACCCCAACCCCAGGTTGTCAGCCCTATAAAGCCGGCAACGCCTATAAAGCCGGCGATATCGTCAGCAATGCCGGCGCGGTGTATCAGTGCACGGTAGCGGGCTGGTGCTCGTCCGGCAATTCGGCGTATGAGCCGGGCGTGGGCTGGGCTTGGCAGCAAGCCTGGACTGTGAGCAGCGCGACTTCCTGCACCACGCCGACGCCAACGCCGACGCCAACGCCGACGCCAACGCCAACGCCGACGCCAACGCCAACGCCAACGCCGACGCCGACGCCGACCCCAACACCGACGCCAACCCCGACCCCGGTGGCTTGTAAGCCCGATGGTTTGATCACCGCCGTGCCGAATGTGCCGTATTGCCAGGTGTATGACAGCAATGGGCGCGAGATGCTGGCGAATGGCTTGCAACGCCGCATCGTGGGGTATTTCACTTCCTGGCGCAATGGCGCTGATGGCAGCCCGACGTATCTGGTGAAAGATTTGCCCTGGGACAAAATCACCCATATCAACTATGCCTTCGGTACGGTGGACAAAACCAGCTTCAAGCTCAGCATAGGGGAGGGCGCGAATAATCCTGACACGGCGATGAGCTGGCCGGGCGTGCCGGGCGCGGAAATGGATCCCAGCCTGCCATACAAGGGACATTTCAATTTGCTGGCGCAATATAAAAAGAAATATCCCAAGGTCAAGCTCATGCTGTCAGTGGGCGGCTGGGCTGGCAGCACCGGCTTTTACACCGCCACCACGAATGCGGATGGCAGCATCAATAATGCCGGCATCAATACCCTGGCCGATTCCATGGTCGCGTTCTTGCGCAAATATCCCTTCTTTGACGGGATTGATGTGGATTACGAACATCCGACCACCAATAATGAAGCCGGCAATCCGCTTGATTTCTCTGTCTCCAAGCCGCGCCTGGCCGGTTTGATGAAGAGCTATAACGTCCTGCTCAAAGTGCTGCGCGATAAATTCGACGCCGCCGCCGTGGCCGACAAGAAATACTATATGTTGACCATCGCCGGCTCCGCTTCCGGCTGGGTTTTGCGCGGTGAAGAAAATATGTCCGGCCTGCAATTCCTGGATTACGCCAGCATGATGTCGTATGACTTGCATGGCGGCTGGAATGAATTTGTCGGCCCCAACGCCGCCTTGTTTGACGATGGCAAAGACGCTGAACTGCTGGCCGGCAACGCCTATTCGTATAACAACATCGGCTATCTGAATGGCGATTGGGCTTACCGCTATTACCGTGGCGCGCTGCAGTCTGGCCGCATCGTGCTGGGGGTGCCGTATTACACCCGTGGCTGGCGCAATGTGACAGGTGGTGTGAATGGGCTGTGGGGCAAGTCCGGCGTGGTGCAGGATCCGGTCTTGTGCGCCGGCGTGCCCAAGTGCGGCACTGGCGCGATTGGCATCGACAATGTCTGGTATGACCTGGATAGTCAGGGCCGGCCATTGGCGGGCGGCGGCAATCCGATGTGGCACGCGATGAACCTGGAAAAAGGCATCGTGCCGTCTTATCTGGACGCCTATAAAGTGACAGATAAGACGCTGACCGGGACATATGTGCCGCATTACAGCGCGACTCTGGTGGCGCCGTGGCTGTGGAATGAGTCGAAAAAAGTCTTTATCTCGACCGAAACCCCGCAATCGCTGAAAACCAAGGCGGAATGGGTCGCCGCCAATGGTTTGGGCGGGGTGATGATCTGGGAAATGGCGGGTGACTATGCTTGGCACGCCAACCGCAATGGCGGCAAGGGCGAGTACTTCATGGGCACAACCCTGACCGACACCCTGTACAACACCTTGAAAGCCGCCGGCCCGTATGGCAATAAGCGGGCGGAGAGCGCCATGCCGGCCTCTACGGTGAATGTGGCGATCACCTTGGGCGGCTGGAAGATGGGGGACTCGAATTACCCGATCAATCCGGTGATGACAGTCAAAAACAATACCGCAAGCACGATTCCGGGCGGCACGGTGATTGAATTTGATTACCCGGTATCGGCGCCGCAGGATATGTCAGACCAGTCCGGCTTTGGTTTGAAAGTCACCAAGGCAGGCTATACCGGCCCGAATAATATCGGCGGCTTTAAAGCCAATTTCAATCACGCCCAATTCACTATTCCGGCCTGGCAATCGCTGGCGCCGGGGGCTTCGGTCAGCTTGACTTTGAACTACAAGCTGCCAATCTCAGGCCCGTCGAATTATGTGATCACAATTGGCGGCAAGAAGTATGCCTTGAGTCAGGAATATCCTGATTTGCCGCAGGGCATCAGCAGTTTGAAGGCGAAGTAAGCAGCGTTTTGGGGTGCGTCCGGCCACAAGCCGGCGCGCACCGCCGGCGTTGAAGATGTGTTTTTCCATTTATCCGCATTGGCCGTCGGCGCTTGGGGGCGCCGGCGGATTTTTTTTGGCCGCAAATTCCGGGCCGGCTTGTGACGCGGGCCGGCGTCGCCTGGCCCTGAGCGCTTGAGGCTGGACTCAATCCTGCTGTTCAATCTGGGCCAAGCTCAGCCCTTCGCTGTCTTTCCAGCAGTGCAAACCTTGCACCGGCGCGCCATGGATCACGGCAGCCGCACAGGCCGGGGTGGGAAATTCGATATCGCGTGCAAAGCGCAGGCAATCGTCTTCTTCTTCCAACAGACCTTCATCAAGCAGCTGTTCGCGCAAGAGCGCAATCCAGAGTGCGCGCTCGGGGTGTTTGACTTCCAGCGTGGTTTGCGAACCGGCAAACACCACAAATCCGCTCGGGCTGGGGGTGCCGCTGGCTTGCAATCCGTGCACATCGCAATACAACACATCCTGGTCGTCGGTGGCGTCAATGCTTTGGGTCGAAGGCACCAGCAGTTCACAGCCCAGCGCCGGCAGCAGTTGGCGGATATTGTGCAAAAAACCTTCCATATCAGCGCGCTCAGATTCAGGCAGGGCGCGCACCGGCGGCGGTTCATGGTTGACCTGGGCGCGGCCTGCGCCTTGCGCAATCTCGGTCAGGCGCGCGGCCAGATAACGCAGTTGCGGTTTGCCCAGCGGGCCATCTTTGCTGACAAAGCAAATCACATTGTTCCAAAAGTCCTGCCCCAATTGCTGGCGCAGACATTGGCGCAGGCAATCCGCTTCGCCGATCGCCAGCGCATCCAGACCGCTGGCGCCATCGACCCCGGTCAACACATAGACGCCCGGGCCTTGCAATTCTTCGCGTGCGCAAAGTTGCGCAAATTCATGGCGCGGCGCAGTGATCGCCTTGCCGGTCCAATTCGATAATTCAGCGGTGCGCAGGCGCTTTGCTTCGCCATGCACCAGGAAAATTTTTACGGTTGCACTCATGGTTTTGTATAGGGGTTGTTCCGGTTTTGCCGGGATTGTTCGGTGATATAGGCAATCTTATGGCAGTAGCTATGCGCTTGGATTAACCATAGGCGCCGCCGGTCCAGAGCAAATCAAAGCTGCGGGCCAGCAGGGCGATTGTGGCAATCGCTCCGGCGCCAAAGGTAAACACCAGCAATAAGGCCAGCGGCCAGCCGGAAGCGCTTTGTCTGCCGCTGGCGGGATTGTGGCGCGCATCCCATTTTTCATCCGCGCTCAAGCCATAGACAAGGGCGGTCAATACGCCGGCCAGGGCTGAGAGCATCAGCGGCAGCATGTCGAAAAAGGTATGTCCGGGAAATAAAGTCAGCAATACGCCAGAAGGAATGATGCTGGCTGCGTGCAGCCAGGCGGCGCGGTCTTGCCAGCCGTATAAATAGAAACGGTGTAGGCCCAGCGCGCCGCCAAAGGCGGCGAGCAGGGTGGCGAATGTCTTGTTTTTGTGCGCGCTAAGCGCTTGCGGCAGGGTGCTCATCATGGTCTTTTTGTGCCAAAGCTGGCGCGCATTGTACGACAAATGGGCGGCCTGTGTTTTTTGTTGCGACAAGCCGCGCAGCCGGACTGATGCAGTACAAACCGCAGCCAGTCCGTGTTGCGCGCCGTTGCCCGGCTTACCAGGCGGGCAGCGGCAATGGTTTTTGCCATTTCACAGTCGGGCGTTTGGCTGGCGCCGGCAAGGGCGTGCGCACCTCTTGCCGCGCCGGGGCGGCTGGCGGCGGCTTGCCTTGATCCAGCACAAACAAAGACATCAAATGTTGCATTTGCTCCACTTGGCTGCTCATTTGTTCCGAGGTGGCGGCCAATTCTTCCGCCGCCGCCGCATTTTGCTGGGTGTTTCTGTTCAAATCATTCATGGCCTGGCTGACTTCAGACAGGCCGCCGGCCTGTGCTTGCGAGGCTTGCGCGATTTCCTGCACCAGATGCGAGGTTTGGCGTATGCCCGGCAGCATATCTTGCAGCGCTTTGCCGGCGGTCTCTGAAATGCCGAGGCTGGAATCGGCCAGATTGCTGATTTCGCGCGCCGCGTTCTGGCTGCGCTCGGCCAGTTTGCGCACTTCCGCCGCCACCACCGCAAAGCCTTTGCCATGTTCGCCGGCGCGCGCGGCTTCGATGGCGGCGTTGAGCGCGAGCAAATTGGTTTGATAGGCGATGTCGTCCACGATGCCGATTTTGGCGGCGATTTGCTGCATCGCGTGTATGGTTTGCGTGACCGCCTGGCCGCCGCTATCCGCTTCCTGCGCGGAGCGCGCGGCGATGCCGTCGGTGATGCGCGCATTATCGGCGTTTTTTTCCACCGAACCCAGCATCGAGGCCAGGGCTTTAGAGGAACGCTCGGTGTTGCCGGCCTGGCTGGACGCGGCACTTGATAAGCTGTTGGCGGTGCTGCTGACCTGTTGCGCGGCGGATGAGAGAGAATCTGCGGCGCTGCGCACTTCGGCGATCAGGCCGGCCAGTTTTTCACAGGTGGCGTTGGCGTCATCTTTGAGCCGGCCAAAAGTGCCTTCATAGCGGGTTTCGATGCGTTGGCTCAAGTCGCCGCGCGCCAGCGCCGCCAGCATGCCGGCGATTTCCTGCAAGCCCTGCTCACTGCCTTGCAGCATGCGGTTCATGCCATTGGTCAAATTGGCCAGGAAGCCTTGTTTGCCTGCGCTCTCTAAACGCAGCGAAAAGTCGCCGCGCGCTGCGCTCGCCACCACTTCTTCCACTTCCTGTTCCGCCGCCAGCTCTTGCGTGCGGTCTTGCCATTCCAACACCGTGCCCAGCCTTTGCCCGTCATGAATCACCGGGCTGGCGGTCAGCTTGAAGCTGCCGGGGCCGAGTTGACATTCATGTGCCTGCTTGTTCTGCAATTGTTGCAGCCAGTCGGCTGGCAGGCCGGCGGCTTGCGCCAGTGCCTCAAACGGGCTGCCCTCCAGTTGCGCCGGCAGACCTGGCGCCGCCTGCGCCAGCACGCTGTTGCCGGCGCCAAACAAGCTTTGCATCGATTGGTTTTGATAATTGATCCGCCCCTGGCTGTCGCAAATCATAATGCTGGTGGCGCACATATCGAGCGCCTGGCGGATACGCGCATTTTGCCGCGCCGCCTGTGCTTCCTGCTCTTCGCGGGTTTTATCCATCCATTCCAGCACGCAGCCCAGACGTTGCCCTTCGGCGCCGAAAATCGGCGTCGCCAGCCAGCTGAACAAACGGGCCCCAAGACGCAATTGCCCGCCCTGGCTTTGGCTTAATTCGCCTGCTTGCGGCAACGTTGCGCCGAAGATATCCAGGCGCCCGCCCTGCAGCGCCGCCGCCTTGAATTCCGGCAGGCTGACGCGGATATCGTCTTGCGCCTCGCGCATCAGTTTTTGCAGGGCTTCATTCTGATAAATGATTTGGCCCTGGGCATTGGTGATCATGATGTTGGCGCTGACGCTGGCGATGGCGGTTTGCTGGATTTGCACTTCGCCTTTCATCCGCATATCTGTTTCGGCCAATTGACGCGTCATATCCGCCAAGGCGCGCATCAGGTCGCCGATTTCATCTGTGCCTGCTTGCGGCATGTCGATGTGGAAGTTGCCTGCAGCCACTGCTTGCGCAATGCGCACGGCGTCATTCAGGGGTTTGGTGACGCTGGCCGCCACCATGCTGGAAATCGCCAGCACGCCAAACAGCGCCAGCGAAATCGTGCCGCCAATCACAAACAGCATTTCGATATTCACGGTTTTGCTGGTGGCCAGGGCGGCGGCAGTGCGCTTATCCAGGTCTTGCACCGTGAAATCCAATTCTTTTTTGATGGCTTGATAATGCCCGGCGGCAGATTGCATGGAGGCAATCCCGGTGTTGGCATCGATGCTGCCCATATCCAGTGCGGCGCTGATCGCCATTTTGTAATTGCCCAGGCGGGGCAGGGTGCGCTCACCCAGGTTTTTGAGCACAGGATTTTGTTGCATCTTGCCGAATTCCTGCTCGATATTGTCGAGCCGCTTGATGAAGTCTGTGGTCATCTTTTTGATGGCGGCTTCATCCATGCTGCTCATGATGGCGATTTTTCCATACACTTCGGCGTGCAACTCGCCCAGTTGTATCAGTTCCTGGCTGGCGCTGCGATAGGCGGCTTGATTGACTTCGCCCAGCTCTACCATGCGGCTGTCCTGCGAACGCATGGCCATAAATGACAACAGCCCCAGAAGCAAGATGCAAGCCAGGGCTGTCATTGGTGCGATATACATCCGTTGTTTGATTTTCATACGCAACCTCATTTGCTTTTTGCCAACATGACGTGGCAACGGATGCAGCGGTGAGTTTGCCTGGCGGCTGGCGCGCCGCCAGGCAAATGATTATTTATAAATCCCGCCGCATACCGCAGTTTCACCCAGGCGTTCGCAATACATCTGCTTGGGTTCGACTTTGCGGCTTTCAGGGTTGGTGAATTTATAGTCTTGCCAGAAATTGGCTTTGGCTTTGGCCAGCTCGACGCGCTCTTTGACAAAAGGCTTGCCGTCGATATCTTTGAAGTCGATGAGATTTTTGCCAACCATTTTTTGATTGGCGCCGTGCGCCAACACCGTGCCATCCAGACCATATACGACCAGATATAAGTCGCGATCTGAGAATTGGCCGCCTTTTTTGCTGATTTCCGCGTAG includes:
- a CDS encoding glycosyl hydrolase family 18 protein; protein product: MKQQISLITLAVLALAGCGGEAPQSAPQLLAARAALACEAWNASAIYTAGMCATYGGKTWKAKWWTQNNVPGADQWGPWELQSATPTPTPTPTPTPTPTPTPTPTPTPTPGTCQPYRAGAAYQTGAIVSNAGGVYQCTVAGWCSSGAAAYEPGVGWAWQHAWSAAPANSCTTPTPTPTPTPTPTPTPTPTPTPGLKKHMLVGYWHNFSNPSGPTYPIKQVADEWDVIVVSFGDNAGNGNVAFKLDPAAGSEAQFIQDIKDKKALGKKVILSLGGQDGSITLNTDSDVANFVNSLHGLMVKYGFDGIDIDLESGSGVTHGAPIINNLIKAVKQLKAKVGPSFYLSMAPEHPYVQGGYTSYGSIWGAYLPIIDGLRDDLSVIHVQYYNNGGFDTPYAAGTVQEGTVDGLVAGSKMLIEGFPLARGSAGQFKGLRADQVAFGVPSGRQSANRGFVTPQVVADALNCMSRLQHCGSVKPNQAYPDFRGVMTWSINWDRYDGFNFSKPAAAALKTMP
- a CDS encoding glycoside hydrolase family 19 protein; its protein translation is MKSIQYPARLGVSMLLLGLLAACGGQQESSTNTPRLLASRAACADWSAASVYTAGQCVTYNGKTWKAKWWTQNNAPGADQWGPWELQSATPTPTPTPTPTPTPTPTPTPTPTPTPTPTPTPTPTPTPTPSCQAYKAGNAYTQGQVISHAGGYYACLVAGWCSSGNSAYEPGRGWAWSQAWKQVNSCNGGDTPTPTPTPTPTPTPTPTPTPTPTPTPGVPSKAQAEAKEVQLTDTPFFKTVKASVRTLASAEVEKVTPGNAANPLNVKRVERLLPAAKWDYYFAVRDASYSYTRFLQAVAKFPALCDDYSDGRNADAICRHSLATMFAHFAQETGEHNANSSIPQWRQGLYYLREMGCSETGGTCGYNTECNDPVFNKVWTCGKNADGTFKKYFGRGAKQLSYNYNYGPFSQAMNQGDQFALLNNPDLVASTWLNLASATFFFVYPQPPKPSMLHVVDGTWVPNAADKAAGAGNNFATTIMIINAECGTGTEKPAAQNRIDYYKQFSADLGWDYSKEQLSCASMQRFGPNSSAAYNIYWEKNWNAGGEYQCQLVSYQTPYSALIPGNYVKCVQDNWNVVLK
- a CDS encoding GIY-YIG nuclease family protein, translating into MSATVKIFLVHGEAKRLRTAELSNWTGKAITAPRHEFAQLCAREELQGPGVYVLTGVDGASGLDALAIGEADCLRQCLRQQLGQDFWNNVICFVSKDGPLGKPQLRYLAARLTEIAQGAGRAQVNHEPPPVRALPESERADMEGFLHNIRQLLPALGCELLVPSTQSIDATDDQDVLYCDVHGLQASGTPSPSGFVVFAGSQTTLEVKHPERALWIALLREQLLDEGLLEEEDDCLRFARDIEFPTPACAAAVIHGAPVQGLHCWKDSEGLSLAQIEQQD
- a CDS encoding cupin-like domain-containing protein, whose translation is MAHLASVQAAPAPRIDDSWRSWIAENLMLGGAPQDLARVLASQGFHVFEIERELQLALSSPYLRGVRRLQNRIAKRDWLLGIQQKLNRLRPPVIERRAKLSREAFLHDYYAQNRPVIITGMMEDWPALQKWNLDWLAAQFGAREVEVQFGRNADANYELNSIAHKKKMRFGEYCNLVRTAGATNDFYMTANNDSANRQALIELWQDIVQLPEYLRADDAQRGFFWFGPAGTITPFHHDLTNNFMAQVMGRKRVKIMAACDTPLLRNFRHCFTEIDGRNPDPARWTELRDVQIHECVLEPGEILFLPVGCWHFVEGLDISITIAFTNFLWDNDFFSNYPQDHDF
- a CDS encoding cache domain-containing protein, whose amino-acid sequence is MSITVLRNSLFYLSLAALSLPAAAGNATKEEAVAMVQKGVAFIKANGAEKGYAEISKKGGQFSDRDLYLVVYGLDGTVLAHGANQKMVGKNLIDFKDIDGKPFVKERVELAKAKANFWQDYKFTNPESRKVEPKQMYCERLGETAVCGGIYK
- a CDS encoding methyl-accepting chemotaxis protein; its protein translation is MKIKQRMYIAPMTALACILLLGLLSFMAMRSQDSRMVELGEVNQAAYRSASQELIQLGELHAEVYGKIAIMSSMDEAAIKKMTTDFIKRLDNIEQEFGKMQQNPVLKNLGERTLPRLGNYKMAISAALDMGSIDANTGIASMQSAAGHYQAIKKELDFTVQDLDKRTAAALATSKTVNIEMLFVIGGTISLALFGVLAISSMVAASVTKPLNDAVRIAQAVAAGNFHIDMPQAGTDEIGDLMRALADMTRQLAETDMRMKGEVQIQQTAIASVSANIMITNAQGQIIYQNEALQKLMREAQDDIRVSLPEFKAAALQGGRLDIFGATLPQAGELSQSQGGQLRLGARLFSWLATPIFGAEGQRLGCVLEWMDKTREEQEAQAARQNARIRQALDMCATSIMICDSQGRINYQNQSMQSLFGAGNSVLAQAAPGLPAQLEGSPFEALAQAAGLPADWLQQLQNKQAHECQLGPGSFKLTASPVIHDGQRLGTVLEWQDRTQELAAEQEVEEVVASAARGDFSLRLESAGKQGFLANLTNGMNRMLQGSEQGLQEIAGMLAALARGDLSQRIETRYEGTFGRLKDDANATCEKLAGLIAEVRSAADSLSSAAQQVSSTANSLSSAASSQAGNTERSSKALASMLGSVEKNADNARITDGIAARSAQEADSGGQAVTQTIHAMQQIAAKIGIVDDIAYQTNLLALNAAIEAARAGEHGKGFAVVAAEVRKLAERSQNAAREISNLADSSLGISETAGKALQDMLPGIRQTSHLVQEIAQASQAQAGGLSEVSQAMNDLNRNTQQNAAAAEELAATSEQMSSQVEQMQHLMSLFVLDQGKPPPAAPARQEVRTPLPAPAKRPTVKWQKPLPLPAW
- a CDS encoding NINE protein translates to MMSTLPQALSAHKNKTFATLLAAFGGALGLHRFYLYGWQDRAAWLHAASIIPSGVLLTLFPGHTFFDMLPLMLSALAGVLTALVYGLSADEKWDARHNPASGRQSASGWPLALLLVFTFGAGAIATIALLARSFDLLWTGGAYG
- a CDS encoding glycosyl hydrolase family 18 protein, whose translation is MKFTHSISLSILAAAALAACGGGAEAPAPATKLLASKGVAASCEAWSASAVYTAGQCVTYNGKTWKAKWWTQNNVPGADQWGPWELVTATPTPTPTPTPTPTPTPTPTPTPTPTPTPTPTPTPTPGCQPYKAGNAYKAGDIVSNAGAVYQCTVAGWCSSGNSAYEPGVGWAWQQAWTVSSATSCTTPTPTPTPTPTPTPTPTPTPTPTPTPTPTPTPTPTPTPVACKPDGLITAVPNVPYCQVYDSNGREMLANGLQRRIVGYFTSWRNGADGSPTYLVKDLPWDKITHINYAFGTVDKTSFKLSIGEGANNPDTAMSWPGVPGAEMDPSLPYKGHFNLLAQYKKKYPKVKLMLSVGGWAGSTGFYTATTNADGSINNAGINTLADSMVAFLRKYPFFDGIDVDYEHPTTNNEAGNPLDFSVSKPRLAGLMKSYNVLLKVLRDKFDAAAVADKKYYMLTIAGSASGWVLRGEENMSGLQFLDYASMMSYDLHGGWNEFVGPNAALFDDGKDAELLAGNAYSYNNIGYLNGDWAYRYYRGALQSGRIVLGVPYYTRGWRNVTGGVNGLWGKSGVVQDPVLCAGVPKCGTGAIGIDNVWYDLDSQGRPLAGGGNPMWHAMNLEKGIVPSYLDAYKVTDKTLTGTYVPHYSATLVAPWLWNESKKVFISTETPQSLKTKAEWVAANGLGGVMIWEMAGDYAWHANRNGGKGEYFMGTTLTDTLYNTLKAAGPYGNKRAESAMPASTVNVAITLGGWKMGDSNYPINPVMTVKNNTASTIPGGTVIEFDYPVSAPQDMSDQSGFGLKVTKAGYTGPNNIGGFKANFNHAQFTIPAWQSLAPGASVSLTLNYKLPISGPSNYVITIGGKKYALSQEYPDLPQGISSLKAK